One window from the genome of Echinicola vietnamensis DSM 17526 encodes:
- a CDS encoding DGQHR domain-containing protein: protein MDQQVIIKCLEVIQPIGKFYIGVINYDDLEFISYADVRRLKDEKREVEEYIGIQRPLSPRREKEIGKYVNLIDATFPTSIILAISSKNATYDPEKDELIIERNQNVAKVLDGQHRIAGLNNCDLPGDKFQLNVTIFVDMELEDQAIVFSTINKTHTKVNKSLSYDLFEFATSRSPQRTVHNIARALNQKDGSPFKDKIKILGVAEDNEKETITQATFVEAILRYITKDKMKDRDLYRRGGSPEEYTGNDYEKYFLRPLFLNEEDGKIAQTIWNYFKTIENKWEEAWMKVEPNRILNRSTGFIALNRFLGDIYKNLNKTGQVISLEEYKEIFEKIDLTSEDFTRDNYLPGSGGQSKLYNDLKEKSGI from the coding sequence ATGGATCAACAGGTAATTATAAAGTGTCTAGAAGTAATCCAGCCAATAGGCAAGTTTTATATTGGTGTTATTAATTATGACGATTTAGAATTTATTTCCTATGCTGATGTAAGGAGGTTGAAAGATGAAAAGAGAGAAGTAGAAGAATATATTGGGATTCAACGTCCTCTAAGCCCTAGGCGAGAAAAGGAAATTGGGAAGTATGTTAATCTTATTGATGCCACATTCCCAACGAGCATCATTTTAGCAATTTCATCTAAAAATGCTACATATGATCCTGAAAAGGATGAGTTGATAATTGAAAGAAATCAAAATGTAGCCAAAGTTTTAGATGGCCAGCATCGAATCGCGGGGCTTAACAATTGTGATCTACCCGGTGACAAATTTCAATTAAATGTTACAATTTTTGTAGATATGGAATTAGAAGATCAAGCAATTGTCTTTTCTACCATTAATAAAACACATACCAAAGTAAATAAATCATTATCCTATGATCTGTTTGAATTCGCAACTTCCAGAAGCCCCCAAAGAACGGTTCATAATATTGCGCGAGCATTAAACCAAAAGGACGGCAGCCCATTTAAAGATAAAATAAAAATCCTTGGAGTGGCCGAAGACAATGAAAAGGAAACGATTACACAAGCTACATTTGTTGAAGCTATCTTAAGGTATATCACTAAAGATAAAATGAAAGACAGAGATCTCTATAGACGGGGTGGAAGTCCTGAAGAATACACAGGGAATGATTATGAAAAATATTTTTTAAGACCTCTGTTTTTAAATGAAGAAGATGGGAAAATTGCCCAAACAATTTGGAATTATTTCAAAACAATAGAAAATAAATGGGAAGAGGCATGGATGAAAGTAGAACCCAATAGAATCTTAAATCGCTCCACTGGCTTTATAGCACTTAATAGATTCCTTGGAGATATTTATAAAAATCTTAATAAAACGGGGCAAGTCATTAGTTTAGAAGAATACAAAGAGATTTTCGAAAAGATCGACCTCACATCAGAAGACTTTACAAGAGATAATTATTTACCTGGATCAGGTGGTCAGTCTAAACTTTATAATGATCTTAAGGAGAAAAGTGGTATTTAA
- a CDS encoding IS3 family transposase (programmed frameshift), producing MKRSNFSEAQIIKILGSQEAGRSVSEICREHGISQGTFYNWKSKYSGMDLSQLKQMKEMEKELAQYKKIVAELTLQNTVLKDVIGKKALGPAEKRELVGYAHQEFKLSLRQACMLFHMSTSVYYYRPRRRDDSEIIEQLSGLAELYKTWGFWLMYKRLRKLHYMWNHKRVYRVYTSMRLNLRNKRKKRLPVRVKAPLLCPLGPNITWSLDFMHDTLACGRKIRTLNIIDDFSREALGIVVDSGLPARRVIRELEMLVSWRGKPEKIRSDNGPEFISAAMEEWCVENSIEWEFTQPGKPTQNSLVEHFNRTFRHDVLDRDMFDSVAELRTYANAWAWMYNNVRPHSALGYLTPTEFLLKYGKLCEFPTLQQDNNNKWDWNSLVLGVAS from the exons ATGAAAAGAAGTAATTTCAGCGAGGCTCAGATCATCAAGATTCTGGGCTCTCAGGAGGCAGGTCGTTCGGTATCGGAGATCTGCCGAGAGCATGGTATTAGCCAGGGAACATTTTACAACTGGAAGAGCAAGTATTCGGGGATGGATCTCTCCCAGCTCAAGCAGATGAAAGAAATGGAGAAAGAGCTGGCCCAGTACAAGAAGATCGTTGCCGAATTGACGCTGCAGAATACGGTATTGAAAGACGTTATCG GAAAAAAAGCTTTAGGGCCTGCCGAGAAGCGTGAACTGGTGGGCTATGCTCATCAGGAGTTTAAATTGAGCCTTCGGCAGGCCTGTATGCTGTTCCATATGAGCACCTCGGTATATTATTATCGCCCCAGGCGCAGGGACGACAGCGAGATCATTGAGCAACTTTCGGGGCTTGCGGAGCTATACAAGACGTGGGGTTTTTGGTTGATGTACAAACGGCTTCGCAAGCTGCACTATATGTGGAATCATAAACGGGTTTACCGGGTCTACACATCCATGCGGCTGAACCTAAGGAACAAGCGGAAGAAAAGACTTCCGGTCCGGGTAAAGGCACCTTTGCTGTGTCCTCTCGGCCCCAACATCACATGGAGCCTTGATTTCATGCATGATACACTTGCCTGTGGCAGGAAAATACGCACGCTGAATATCATTGATGACTTCAGCCGTGAGGCTCTCGGCATTGTGGTCGACTCAGGTCTTCCGGCCCGGCGAGTAATACGGGAACTGGAAATGTTGGTCAGCTGGCGCGGCAAACCGGAGAAAATCCGCTCGGACAATGGTCCTGAGTTTATCTCGGCGGCTATGGAAGAATGGTGCGTGGAGAATAGTATCGAATGGGAATTTACCCAACCGGGCAAACCCACGCAGAACAGCCTGGTAGAACACTTCAACCGGACCTTTCGACATGATGTCCTTGACCGGGACATGTTCGACAGCGTGGCTGAACTGAGGACCTATGCCAACGCATGGGCATGGATGTACAACAATGTGAGGCCGCATTCCGCACTGGGATACCTCACCCCGACGGAGTTCCTGTTGAAATATGGAAAACTCTGCGAGTTTCCCACATTACAACAGGACAACAACAATAAGTGGGATTGGAATTCTTTAGTTTTGGGTGTAGCTAGTTAA
- a CDS encoding fibrobacter succinogenes major paralogous domain-containing protein, giving the protein MNKTSYLLLIFLLALSGCMQEASDEAPQLGIVNLSSITFEDMEHYAPNHRSTSLSAWQHILPEEAEITFTDKATGQEYHLTYNPYDLLSGATIVLPYGQYSYYTKVWGAEEAKYLPYKLSGEFELNRAALDITVKATTKFGLITLDATHVQEAYLDHGKALQLTENGKYYYLYVRKGSNRTLSVVENFSHQMLQQTITLKGFHHYHYKLDLEKEETGLQLIKLNLGEFHFDFSDVNIDGEGQTVTDAEGNVYPVVKIGDQYWLGENLRSATYCNGERIPQHPLPMKWEDNEDGAYVLTRQDAERQVTNFYYPTSVASSENNICPCNWHVSTDEDWKILERYLGIAESELESNSHLRGIAAELADKIMANDWLDYYPPYLTGITITNASRFSAYPTGGVDFDYESDYYFGVNTDDVSIWYSLDEASSANPMLSRAISPTGNGVYDGSGILRGRSGYGSHLPIRCVKD; this is encoded by the coding sequence ATGAATAAAACAAGCTACCTACTGTTAATCTTTTTGCTTGCCCTATCCGGCTGCATGCAAGAAGCTAGCGATGAAGCCCCTCAACTTGGCATCGTCAACCTCTCAAGCATTACGTTTGAGGACATGGAGCATTATGCGCCAAACCACCGCAGCACCTCGCTTTCGGCCTGGCAGCATATCTTGCCCGAAGAGGCTGAAATAACCTTTACCGATAAAGCGACCGGTCAGGAATATCACCTCACGTACAATCCTTATGATTTACTTTCCGGAGCCACGATCGTTTTGCCCTATGGGCAATACTCCTACTACACTAAAGTATGGGGAGCCGAGGAGGCAAAATACCTGCCATATAAGCTTAGTGGAGAATTTGAGCTGAATCGCGCTGCGCTGGACATCACGGTAAAAGCCACGACAAAATTCGGATTGATCACATTGGATGCCACCCATGTACAAGAGGCTTACCTTGACCACGGAAAAGCACTTCAGCTTACCGAAAACGGCAAATACTATTACCTATATGTAAGAAAAGGCAGCAATCGGACCCTATCAGTGGTGGAAAATTTCAGCCATCAAATGCTACAACAAACCATCACCCTAAAAGGCTTCCACCATTACCACTATAAATTGGACCTGGAGAAAGAAGAAACGGGTCTGCAGCTTATCAAGCTGAACCTGGGCGAGTTTCACTTCGATTTTAGCGATGTCAATATAGATGGAGAAGGACAAACCGTCACGGATGCGGAAGGCAATGTTTACCCGGTAGTGAAAATCGGCGATCAATATTGGCTAGGGGAAAACCTTCGTTCTGCTACCTATTGTAACGGAGAACGCATTCCGCAGCATCCGCTTCCCATGAAATGGGAGGACAATGAGGATGGAGCATATGTCCTCACTAGACAGGATGCCGAGCGACAGGTTACCAATTTCTACTATCCGACTTCTGTGGCATCAAGTGAAAACAACATCTGCCCGTGCAACTGGCATGTAAGCACGGACGAAGATTGGAAGATATTGGAGCGCTACTTGGGCATTGCCGAAAGTGAGCTGGAGAGCAATTCCCACCTTCGAGGAATTGCTGCCGAGTTGGCTGATAAGATCATGGCCAATGATTGGTTGGACTACTATCCCCCTTATCTTACAGGCATAACCATCACCAATGCTTCAAGGTTTTCGGCCTATCCTACCGGAGGGGTGGACTTTGATTATGAAAGTGACTATTATTTTGGCGTCAACACGGACGATGTCAGCATTTGGTACAGTTTAGATGAAGCATCCAGTGCTAACCCCATGCTCAGCAGAGCCATTTCCCCTACGGGCAATGGTGTCTATGACGGTTCTGGGATTTTACGCGGCCGATCCGGCTATGGCAGCCATTTACCCATTAGATGTGTGAAAGATTGA
- a CDS encoding VOC family protein, translating into MLQSHLAFSSFAVKDIKKARKFYGDVLGLTVTENDMGILEVETSGNQPIIIYPKPDHQPAVFTVLNFQVDDIEKTVDALTATGIVFEQYTGNIQTDAKGICRNEEGPQVAWFKDPEGNILSVLED; encoded by the coding sequence ATGTTACAATCTCATCTCGCATTCAGCAGTTTCGCCGTTAAGGACATCAAAAAAGCCCGCAAATTTTATGGAGATGTACTAGGGCTAACGGTCACCGAAAATGATATGGGCATTTTGGAAGTGGAAACTTCCGGCAATCAGCCGATTATCATTTACCCCAAACCTGACCATCAACCGGCTGTTTTTACGGTATTGAATTTTCAAGTAGATGATATCGAAAAGACTGTGGACGCATTGACTGCCACAGGCATCGTCTTCGAACAATATACCGGTAATATCCAAACCGATGCGAAGGGAATCTGCAGAAATGAAGAAGGCCCACAAGTCGCTTGGTTTAAAGATCCGGAAGGAAATATTCTGTCGGTATTGGAGGACTAA
- a CDS encoding nuclear transport factor 2 family protein, whose amino-acid sequence MTEKGKFLKKFNEAFAASDVNYIAAQVTDDVEWTIIGDKTLTGKSAFIEELEKMAVDTTGKAEIEQVITHGKEAAVRGTIIMEAEKVRRFAFCDTYVFSGFKNPKIKKMVSFVQEVS is encoded by the coding sequence ATGACTGAAAAAGGAAAGTTTTTAAAAAAGTTTAACGAGGCCTTTGCGGCCAGTGATGTAAACTACATTGCAGCACAAGTTACCGACGATGTCGAGTGGACGATCATAGGAGACAAGACCCTTACGGGGAAATCCGCCTTCATCGAAGAACTCGAAAAGATGGCCGTAGATACGACCGGAAAGGCCGAAATCGAGCAAGTGATCACCCACGGCAAGGAAGCTGCCGTCAGGGGCACGATCATCATGGAAGCGGAAAAGGTCAGGAGGTTTGCCTTTTGTGACACCTATGTCTTCAGTGGATTCAAAAATCCCAAAATCAAGAAAATGGTTTCTTTTGTCCAAGAAGTCAGTTGA
- a CDS encoding dihydrofolate reductase family protein: MSNHAHPRKIILSMMVSLDGYSEGEEGDISWHRWNEEMDAYMMDFFPAVDTFIYGRKSYELMLEYWPDQKGEFAQVMNDTPKLVFSKTLEEARWNGSIIEDVNPQFIHQLKAQQGKDLVLFAGANLAGSFIRHHLIDEYRFIINPVVLGKGNDLFQKIKGPLALELKASRQFSCGNTLLHYIDPLA, translated from the coding sequence ATGTCTAATCATGCTCATCCACGCAAAATCATTTTGTCCATGATGGTCTCCCTCGATGGCTATTCCGAAGGGGAGGAAGGGGACATTAGCTGGCACCGATGGAATGAGGAGATGGATGCCTATATGATGGATTTCTTTCCTGCTGTGGATACCTTTATCTATGGCCGCAAATCCTATGAGCTGATGCTGGAATACTGGCCGGATCAGAAAGGGGAATTTGCGCAGGTGATGAATGACACACCGAAACTGGTATTTTCAAAAACCCTAGAAGAAGCCCGTTGGAACGGCAGCATCATAGAAGACGTTAATCCCCAATTCATACATCAACTCAAAGCTCAACAGGGAAAGGACCTGGTGCTCTTTGCAGGAGCCAATCTGGCGGGGAGTTTTATCCGCCATCATCTGATCGACGAATACCGCTTCATCATAAACCCCGTTGTATTAGGGAAAGGGAATGATCTATTCCAGAAAATAAAGGGACCTTTGGCTTTGGAACTAAAGGCATCGAGACAATTTTCATGTGGGAATACGTTACTTCATTACATTGACCCACTAGCATGA
- a CDS encoding DinB family protein, giving the protein MKAAKDVFEAFEEISSQLISHLKALSENQLNAIPFEGSWTAAQVGDHLFKSYAVVHTLKGNTTACDRKVDQKVWDIKNVFLDFTIKMASPEAILPETSPISKAQLIGQLTERIEQLKALKDEDLQQVCLDFIIPEYGEFTRLEWMWFTVFHTRRHVYQLEKIMGNLPKNFVHHV; this is encoded by the coding sequence ATGAAAGCAGCCAAAGATGTATTTGAAGCCTTTGAGGAAATCAGCTCACAGTTGATTTCCCACTTAAAGGCCCTATCAGAAAACCAGCTGAACGCCATTCCTTTCGAGGGCTCGTGGACGGCCGCCCAGGTTGGGGACCATCTCTTCAAGTCTTATGCGGTGGTGCACACCTTGAAAGGTAACACCACGGCATGCGACCGAAAAGTGGACCAAAAAGTATGGGATATCAAAAACGTCTTTTTGGATTTCACGATAAAGATGGCATCACCAGAAGCGATCCTTCCTGAAACCAGCCCCATTTCCAAAGCTCAACTCATCGGTCAATTAACCGAACGAATCGAGCAACTGAAAGCGCTAAAAGATGAAGATCTTCAGCAGGTGTGTCTGGACTTCATTATTCCAGAATATGGTGAATTTACCCGATTGGAATGGATGTGGTTTACCGTTTTCCATACGCGGAGACATGTCTATCAGCTTGAAAAGATCATGGGTAACCTCCCCAAAAACTTCGTTCATCATGTCTAA
- a CDS encoding VOC family protein yields the protein MIKINPYLSFDGNCKEAMTYYQHCLGGKLSFMTMADGPMAEETPHEQLTQIMHAELRNGELVLMATDMQGPDGHRPGNDMGIQLIFDDEAEIHQCFDRLAEGGEIFEPVRKQFWGDIFGVLRDKFGKKWQVLLPSNQK from the coding sequence ATGATCAAAATAAACCCATACCTCAGTTTTGATGGAAACTGCAAAGAAGCCATGACCTATTACCAGCATTGCCTGGGCGGAAAGCTCTCCTTTATGACCATGGCCGATGGCCCAATGGCAGAGGAAACCCCTCATGAACAGCTCACCCAAATCATGCATGCCGAGCTCCGAAATGGGGAACTGGTATTGATGGCCACTGACATGCAAGGGCCCGATGGGCACCGCCCCGGAAATGATATGGGTATACAGCTGATCTTTGATGACGAAGCTGAAATACACCAATGCTTTGACCGACTGGCAGAAGGTGGGGAAATCTTTGAACCAGTGAGGAAGCAGTTTTGGGGGGATATTTTCGGTGTCCTCCGAGATAAATTTGGTAAGAAATGGCAAGTCCTCTTACCGTCAAATCAAAAATAA
- a CDS encoding VOC family protein — MPGKIFVNLPVKDLSRSKAFFEHLGFNFNPQFSDEKAACLVINEDNIYAMLLTEPFFKQFTKKDIADANKTTEVLIALDMDSKEAVDEMVIKAVNA; from the coding sequence ATGCCTGGAAAAATTTTCGTAAACCTACCGGTTAAAGACCTCTCTCGGTCCAAAGCCTTTTTCGAACATTTGGGGTTTAATTTTAACCCACAGTTTTCCGACGAGAAAGCCGCATGTCTGGTCATCAATGAGGACAATATCTATGCGATGCTGCTCACGGAGCCTTTCTTTAAGCAATTTACTAAAAAGGACATCGCAGACGCCAATAAGACCACCGAGGTGCTCATTGCCCTAGACATGGACAGCAAGGAAGCCGTAGACGAGATGGTCATCAAGGCAGTAAATGCATGA
- a CDS encoding GlxA family transcriptional regulator — translation MKRVAILIPVGHFSVVNIEGTHHVFSWVNQWLIQSGRQPYFDLQLVGLSRPTQQSTGLFEIHPGRLISEVDRVDLIVIPAIHGDFDEVLEANRPLIPWIINQYKAGAEVASLCIGAFFLAATGLLDGKRVATHWQFANDFRMRFPKAIMVDDKIITDSDGLYTSGGAFSFTNLLIYLIEKFLGREMAVMAAKSFMIDIDRNSQSPFILFNGQKEHHDDAILGAQKYIEENFQDKVHVEELALKFGVGRRSFERRFKQATSNTVVEYMQRVKIEAAKKALEKGRKNVSEVMYEVGYSDTKAFRTVFRKITGLSPVQYRNKYAPQEVKKTLLS, via the coding sequence ATGAAACGTGTAGCAATCTTAATTCCAGTGGGCCATTTTAGTGTAGTCAACATAGAAGGTACGCATCATGTGTTTTCTTGGGTAAATCAATGGCTCATCCAATCAGGGCGGCAGCCATATTTTGACTTACAGCTGGTAGGGCTTTCCAGGCCAACCCAGCAAAGTACCGGGTTATTTGAGATCCATCCCGGCCGGCTCATCAGTGAGGTGGATAGAGTGGACTTGATTGTGATTCCTGCGATTCATGGGGATTTTGATGAGGTTTTGGAAGCCAATCGGCCGTTAATCCCTTGGATTATCAACCAGTATAAAGCAGGAGCTGAAGTGGCCAGTTTGTGCATCGGTGCTTTTTTTCTGGCAGCCACGGGGTTGCTGGATGGCAAAAGAGTGGCCACGCATTGGCAGTTTGCCAATGACTTTCGAATGCGGTTCCCAAAGGCCATAATGGTTGATGATAAGATCATTACCGATTCCGATGGGCTTTATACCAGTGGAGGGGCATTTTCCTTTACCAATTTGCTCATCTACCTTATTGAAAAATTCCTGGGCAGGGAGATGGCGGTAATGGCGGCCAAATCATTTATGATTGATATTGACCGAAACAGTCAGTCCCCATTTATCCTCTTTAACGGACAAAAGGAGCATCATGATGATGCCATACTCGGTGCCCAAAAATATATCGAAGAAAATTTTCAGGATAAGGTCCATGTGGAAGAACTTGCGCTCAAATTCGGAGTCGGGCGTAGGAGCTTTGAGCGACGGTTTAAGCAGGCTACCAGTAATACGGTCGTGGAATATATGCAGCGCGTTAAAATTGAAGCGGCAAAAAAAGCATTGGAGAAAGGCCGGAAAAATGTCAGTGAGGTAATGTATGAGGTGGGATATAGCGATACCAAGGCGTTTCGGACGGTGTTTAGGAAAATCACAGGGCTGTCTCCAGTACAGTACCGTAACAAGTATGCTCCCCAAGAGGTGAAAAAGACACTTTTATCCTAA
- a CDS encoding S1/P1 nuclease: protein MKRLFFAFVLCALVNTQSFGWGKTGHRVVGQIAEWHLSKKAQRNIAAILGQESLGMAANWMDEVRSDRAYDYAYTWHFLTVREGKGYEPEIQEEDGDAYAVMLRLIDELKNKPLSLTKRQENLKMLIHIVGDLHQPLHVGTGEDKGGNEVEVTYFGQKTNLHTVWDTKVIDRQKLSYTELADHLNRQTDKEMVKALQNAPYADWLKEAVNLRGSVYDLPASKRLSYEYDYVTFPVIEKRLLAGGIRLAGILNEIYG from the coding sequence ATGAAAAGACTTTTTTTTGCGTTTGTGCTTTGCGCCTTGGTGAACACCCAGTCATTTGGCTGGGGCAAAACCGGCCACCGGGTAGTCGGGCAAATTGCCGAATGGCATCTGAGTAAAAAGGCACAACGGAATATCGCGGCCATCCTTGGCCAAGAGTCCCTTGGAATGGCTGCCAATTGGATGGATGAAGTGCGTTCGGACAGGGCTTATGATTATGCTTATACCTGGCACTTCTTGACAGTCAGGGAGGGCAAAGGTTATGAGCCTGAAATCCAAGAAGAAGATGGGGATGCCTATGCGGTGATGTTACGCCTGATCGATGAGCTTAAAAACAAGCCCTTATCTTTAACCAAAAGACAAGAAAACCTTAAAATGCTCATCCATATCGTGGGTGACCTCCATCAACCTCTCCATGTGGGCACGGGGGAGGACAAAGGCGGCAATGAAGTGGAAGTCACATACTTTGGCCAAAAAACCAATCTGCACACCGTGTGGGATACCAAAGTGATCGACCGGCAAAAGCTGAGCTATACCGAACTGGCAGATCACCTGAACCGACAGACGGACAAGGAAATGGTCAAAGCACTTCAAAACGCCCCATATGCCGACTGGCTAAAAGAAGCCGTCAACCTTCGGGGAAGTGTTTACGATCTTCCAGCCAGCAAGCGACTGTCTTACGAATACGATTATGTCACTTTTCCCGTCATCGAAAAGCGCTTGCTCGCGGGAGGAATCCGGTTGGCGGGCATTCTCAACGAAATTTACGGGTGA
- a CDS encoding M20 metallopeptidase family protein, with protein MLKDTIKKLAADQLNQTIAIRRHIHAHPELSFEEHQTCAFVEKHLQEIGITNIQRKANTGLVALIEGKNPSKKVIALRADMDALPIVEQNDVPYKSNKEGVMHACGHDVHTSSLLGAASILHAVKDQFEGTVKLIFQPGEEKIPGGASLMIKDKALENPRPSGIVGQHVMPLIDAGKVGFRKGMYMASADELYLKVIGKGGHGAMPETLVDPVLIASHIIVALQQVISRNASPKVPSVLSFGRIEALGATNVIPNEVNIQGTFRTLDETWRAEAHQKMVKIAEGIAEGMGGSVDFEVRKGYPFLQNAPELTDRAYKAAQAYLGEENVEDLDIWMAAEDFSYYTQEMDGCFYRLGIRNEEKGITSGVHTPTFDIDESALEVGAGLMAWIAINELMSEA; from the coding sequence ATGCTTAAAGATACCATCAAGAAGTTGGCAGCTGACCAGCTTAACCAAACGATAGCGATCCGCCGGCATATCCATGCCCATCCGGAACTTTCCTTCGAAGAGCATCAAACCTGCGCTTTTGTGGAAAAGCACTTGCAGGAAATCGGCATTACGAATATCCAGCGCAAGGCCAACACTGGACTCGTCGCACTGATCGAAGGTAAAAACCCATCAAAAAAAGTCATCGCATTACGTGCAGACATGGACGCCCTTCCGATCGTCGAACAAAACGACGTCCCTTATAAATCCAACAAAGAAGGAGTCATGCATGCTTGTGGACATGACGTGCACACTTCTTCCCTTTTGGGTGCGGCCAGCATCCTTCATGCCGTGAAAGACCAATTTGAGGGAACGGTAAAATTGATTTTCCAACCTGGCGAAGAAAAAATCCCTGGAGGGGCTTCCTTGATGATCAAGGATAAGGCCCTGGAAAATCCCCGGCCAAGTGGTATTGTAGGCCAGCACGTGATGCCGCTGATCGATGCAGGAAAAGTTGGTTTTCGTAAAGGGATGTACATGGCCAGTGCAGATGAACTATATCTAAAAGTCATCGGCAAAGGAGGCCACGGAGCCATGCCGGAAACCTTGGTAGATCCGGTATTGATTGCCTCGCACATCATCGTCGCATTACAGCAAGTCATCAGCCGTAACGCCAGTCCAAAAGTACCTTCTGTACTTTCCTTTGGCCGCATCGAAGCCCTCGGAGCGACAAATGTGATCCCAAATGAGGTAAACATTCAAGGTACATTCCGTACGCTGGATGAAACATGGCGGGCCGAAGCCCATCAGAAAATGGTCAAAATAGCCGAAGGGATTGCTGAAGGCATGGGGGGATCCGTGGATTTTGAAGTGCGCAAAGGTTATCCTTTTTTGCAAAATGCACCTGAACTGACCGACCGGGCCTATAAAGCTGCCCAAGCATACCTAGGAGAGGAAAATGTAGAAGACTTGGATATCTGGATGGCTGCTGAGGACTTTAGCTATTATACCCAAGAAATGGATGGCTGTTTTTACCGCCTTGGTATCAGAAATGAGGAAAAGGGCATTACCAGTGGCGTGCATACGCCTACCTTTGACATTGATGAGAGTGCCTTGGAAGTGGGCGCAGGATTAATGGCCTGGATAGCCATCAACGAGCTGATGTCGGAAGCTTAA